The Chryseobacterium phocaeense genome includes the window GACTATTTCGAAGATTTATTGCAGCTAAATTGCATTATTAAAATGTATTCTGCTGGTATATATCCAGCATAAAATTGTACAAATAGACCATTCAGTAAAATGTAACTTATTATTATGTACATTTATTAAATCTTTCGGAGAAACTTTCATTGATAATTTTTGAATCATAATTAATTATTAAAAAATATTAATATAAATTATACAGGCTAATTAATATATTTCAATGCAATTTCATACATATGTTAAAGATATAAAAAAAATAAAAATAATATCAACATGTTTTGAATTAAATCAGATTTAATGCTTAGAAAAAGGTTTTATAAAACAACTGTTGGTACTCATAAAATACAGTTTTGAATTCATTTTAAATTGAGAATACTCAAAATATAATATTTGAAAAATGATGATTAACAATCATTTTTTTACTACTTAAATCCTATTTTTACAAAAAGATAAAATGGACAAATTTAGTTTTCTGGAGGTTATTGCAGCGATTGCCGCTTTTACGTCAATGTTGCTTGCCGTATTTCTGTTAACAGTAAAAACAGAAAGAAAATTAGAAAACAGATTATTTGCAGCGTTCCTTATCATTAACGCCATTGATATCAGTGGGCTTTTTATGCACCTTTTTGTGGATAGTTATAATTTGAAAGCTTTCAAAATTTCTGCTTACTTATTGGTAATGCCTCTTTTCTATCTGTACGTTAATGCTGTCTGCTATTCTGATTTCACCTTACAAAGAAAACATTTACTGCATCTTATTCCGTTCATTGCTGTCAATTTAATTTTGGTTCCAAGGCTTTATCTTTCGGAGGGTGCTGCTAAAGAAGATTTTTTTAAAGATATGTGGCACTCTCCTGAAATGTTTTTTTATCAGTTAATCGCAGAACTGCAGTATTTCTTTTATATTGTTATGGTATTTTCGGTCCTCAAAAAATATAAGAAAATTTATCTTGAAAATTACACGAATCCAAATACTTTATCATACAAATGGCTGTCTCAGCTTACAAAGATTTTCTTATTTATCCATTTATGTATTATTTTAAAAAATATTGTAAGATACAGTCAGGACAGAGATCTCTTTATCTGGCTCAATATTGTTGCCGGAACGGTGTTTTTATTAACTTCCTGTTGGTTTATACTAAAGGCTTTAAATTATCCTGAGCTTTTCCGCAGAATTGATTCTACCCTGCAACCGGCAGAAGATTTTGCAGAAACGTTGGAAACCCAAATTAAAACGGACGAAATAAAAAGCTTTCAAATCGAACAGCTTAGAAATTATATGGTTGAAAAAGAACCTTTCCTGGACCCATCGCTAACGATTCAGCAATTGGCGGATCAGGTGAAAATTCCTGTTCGCGATTTGTCGGTATTAATTAACCATCACATCAATCAGCACTTTTTTGATTTCGTAAATGAATATCGTGTTAAAAAATCAATGACTATTCTAAAAGATCCCACAAAAAAAGAAGTAACAGTTTTAGAAATCTTATATGAAGTAGGTTTCAATTCAAAATCTTCATTTCATACCTATTTTAAAAAATATACAAACCAAACGCCCACAGAATTCAGAAACAGCTGATAATTAAACGGTTGTAAATACTCAAACTTTATATTGCAAATAATCGGACTCATTTATTGATTAAAATGAGTCCGACTTTTTTTTGATGTACTTCATTCAAAACTTTCCGGAGCATATTTGTACCAACAAATTTAAAGTCAAATTAAAACTTGGAAATAATGAAAAAAGTAAGTCTTTTTATCTTCACTCTATTATCAATATTTTGTTTTGCACAATTAAGTGCAGTAAAAATGGACACTCTTTTAACAGTAGAAATTGGCAGAATAAAACAGGCGATAGAAATTAAAACCGATGATGTTAACAGACCCATCCTACTATTTTTATCAGGCGGTCCCGGAAGTTCAATGATGAAAAATGCGGATTCTTTCACCCATATTTTAAGAAATAAGTTTACGATTGTTCAATGGGATCAGAGAGATGCCGGAAAAACATTGGAATTAAATCCTTCGCCCATCCAGCCGTCAGTAGAACTTATGGGAAAAGATACATATGAAGTTATTAATTTCCTTCTCAAAAAACTCAATCAGAAAAAGCTTTATTTGTTAGGAAGCTCCTGGGGAAATGCTTTAGGTTTTTATATGGTTAGAAATCATCCCGAATTATTATATGCTTATTATGCTGTTAATCCGGTAATCAGTCAGCTGGCAAGTGAGAAAGAATTGCTTAAAACATTAAAAATTCATTTTAAAGACCATCCTGTAGCCCTGGAAGAATTGTCAAAAGTACGTTTTCCCTTTATCAATGACGAATCTATGTTTTACTTAAGAAAGTGGCTTTTTTACAAAGATGGTAAAGAATACGTACTCTCTGATGATTTCAAAAAAGGCTTTATCCAGTGGTCAAAAACCTGGTCACCTGCCTGGAATGAAGTGATGAAAATTGATTTACCAAAAACTTTAAAGAAAGTCAATTGTCCGGTTTATTTCTTTGTTGGTCAAAATGATATTCAAACATTAACTTCCATTACACAAGGATACTATAAGCAGTTGAAAGCGCCAAAAAAAGATTTATTCTTATTTGAAAACTCGGGACATCAAATCCATAAGGATGAATCTGAAAAATTTCAAAAAACAATCATTGAAACGGCAGATTGATATATTCCCTTTAAATTATAAATTATGACTATAAAATATTTATCTGCTTTTCTATTTCTGGCCTTATTTGGATGTAAAAGTGTTCATCAAACCAATAAGCAAAAGGTTGAAACTGCGATTACAAAAAATGCTCTTCAGCTATTAGAGGACAAAAGATTTCATTCCGTTTCTGTTGCAGTACTTAAAGATGGAAAATCTATCATCAAACATTTCGGAGAATTAACTATTGGAAAAAGAAACAAACCGAATGATTCCACACTTTATGAGTTAGCTTCCGTAACTAAGACTTTTACGGGCTATGTGGCCGCCAAAGCCGTACTTGATAAAAAAATAAATTTAGATGATGATATCAGAATCTATCTTAAGGAACCCTATCCCAATTTAGAATTTAAAGGCGAACCTGTAAGAATCAAACACCTTATCACACATACCAGCGGTTTTCCTAATTTCCCCATAAAAAGCGAAAATAAAGAAGCTTTTATTGAAGGATTGAAACGCATCAAAATTGAAACAAAACCCGGAGAAGTATATTCCTATTCTAACACAGCTCCGGAATTGACGGCATATATTCTTGAAAAAGTATATGAAAAACCTTTTGAAGAATTAGTCAGCGAATTTGTTTTGAAACCCAATAAGATGACTCAAACCAAATTTACACTCAATAAAAATGACAGGAAGAGATTGGTAAAAGGTTATAATGATAAAAACGAAGTAATGCCTAATTTCAGTAGAACTTTATGGGGTGGAATTTCAGGACTGCACTCTACGACCACGGACTTAGTGAAATATATGAAATTGCAGCTCAACAAGTCAAATCGTATTGTAAATGAATCTCATCAAAAATTATACAAAGAAGGTTCGGATTTTTGGGAAAGCTATCATTGGTACATCTTAGAAAATGGTGATGAATTAATTTACAGACATCACGGAGGTATATACGGAATGCAGAACTGGCTTATGATTTATCCAAAAAAAAATATGGGAATATCCATATTGACGAACACCAGTTTTAATGAAACGGGAGAAATTTTAGAAAAAGCAGCTGGTAACTTATACAATGATATAAATATAAACTAATAATACGCTCGTATTGTTCTTTATATCCTCTTCATTATTCTCGGGGATTTATAGGGAATGCATGCAAATATCTCATCTTTAAACTTAAATAATTAAACCAATAATTCAAAAATTATTAAAAAAATACTATTTCAATACATAGTGTATTATTTTTTTACTATTTTTGAGAACTATCAAATAAATTTATAAAATATGAGAAAAGTATTTTTTTTGTCTTTGTTATCTTCCCTATCCATGATTTCATGTTCATTGGAAGGTTCTGAAGAAAATAACCTGATGAAAGAACAGTCAGGAGAAAGTATTAACAAATCAAT containing:
- a CDS encoding helix-turn-helix domain-containing protein, which produces MDKFSFLEVIAAIAAFTSMLLAVFLLTVKTERKLENRLFAAFLIINAIDISGLFMHLFVDSYNLKAFKISAYLLVMPLFYLYVNAVCYSDFTLQRKHLLHLIPFIAVNLILVPRLYLSEGAAKEDFFKDMWHSPEMFFYQLIAELQYFFYIVMVFSVLKKYKKIYLENYTNPNTLSYKWLSQLTKIFLFIHLCIILKNIVRYSQDRDLFIWLNIVAGTVFLLTSCWFILKALNYPELFRRIDSTLQPAEDFAETLETQIKTDEIKSFQIEQLRNYMVEKEPFLDPSLTIQQLADQVKIPVRDLSVLINHHINQHFFDFVNEYRVKKSMTILKDPTKKEVTVLEILYEVGFNSKSSFHTYFKKYTNQTPTEFRNS
- a CDS encoding alpha/beta fold hydrolase yields the protein MKKVSLFIFTLLSIFCFAQLSAVKMDTLLTVEIGRIKQAIEIKTDDVNRPILLFLSGGPGSSMMKNADSFTHILRNKFTIVQWDQRDAGKTLELNPSPIQPSVELMGKDTYEVINFLLKKLNQKKLYLLGSSWGNALGFYMVRNHPELLYAYYAVNPVISQLASEKELLKTLKIHFKDHPVALEELSKVRFPFINDESMFYLRKWLFYKDGKEYVLSDDFKKGFIQWSKTWSPAWNEVMKIDLPKTLKKVNCPVYFFVGQNDIQTLTSITQGYYKQLKAPKKDLFLFENSGHQIHKDESEKFQKTIIETAD
- a CDS encoding serine hydrolase domain-containing protein, producing the protein MTIKYLSAFLFLALFGCKSVHQTNKQKVETAITKNALQLLEDKRFHSVSVAVLKDGKSIIKHFGELTIGKRNKPNDSTLYELASVTKTFTGYVAAKAVLDKKINLDDDIRIYLKEPYPNLEFKGEPVRIKHLITHTSGFPNFPIKSENKEAFIEGLKRIKIETKPGEVYSYSNTAPELTAYILEKVYEKPFEELVSEFVLKPNKMTQTKFTLNKNDRKRLVKGYNDKNEVMPNFSRTLWGGISGLHSTTTDLVKYMKLQLNKSNRIVNESHQKLYKEGSDFWESYHWYILENGDELIYRHHGGIYGMQNWLMIYPKKNMGISILTNTSFNETGEILEKAAGNLYNDININ